A single Triticum dicoccoides isolate Atlit2015 ecotype Zavitan chromosome 2A, WEW_v2.0, whole genome shotgun sequence DNA region contains:
- the LOC119352520 gene encoding uncharacterized protein LOC119352520 — protein sequence MGGDYVPILVLLCFLFRPCYPTLVESIDMDGNLQKNEKNTTLLSPKSFQFPWRADFTDEGSNIISHYAMWHTMPGQFYGLRAEMSIWASPNIENSQESGASIQIYFQDRGHYSLIQAGFHISPSLYHNRDIRFFTYWTKDSRSKGCHNLQCGGFVPASGAKLVPGQAIAPPSIYGIQDHYIRLSLNKDPNSGDWVVYRHDLETPSFLGHFPKELCPETPHIQALTGFVNYLKNAHGPPMGSGHFPDYNEKKSAYFNHIKKYNSKGQAFDPRYTGMVKLVDRKDCYDANDLFLEFKKGYTFNYGGPGGCIG from the exons ATGGGTGGTGATTATGTTCCCATATTAGTCTTACTGTGTTTTTTGTTTAGACCTTGCTACCCCACCTTGGTTGAATCAATAGACATGGATGGAAATCTACAGAAGAATGAGAAG AACACCACTCTTTTAAGTCCTAAAAGTTTTCAGTTTCCATGGAGAGCTGATTTCACGGATgaggggagtaatattatttctcaT TATGCAATGTGGCACACAATGCCAGGACAATTCTATGGCCTTCGAGCTGAAATGAGTATATGGGCTTCACCAAATATTGAAAACTCTCAAGAATCTGGAGCATCCATACAGATCTATTTTCAAGATCGAGGACACTACAGCTTAATTCAAGCCGGCTTCCAC ATTTCGCCCTCTTTGTACCATAACAGAGATATCCGCTTCTTTACATATTGGACC AAGGACTCGAGATCAAAGGGGTGCCACAACTTACAATGCGGAGGATTTGTTCCTGCGAGTGGAGCTAAGCTAGTGCCGGGACAAGCCATTGCTCCTCCATCAATTTATGGCATACAAGATCACTACATCAGGCTTAGCCTCAACAAG GATCCAAATTCTGGAGATTGGGTGGTGTACCGTCATGATTTAGAAACACCATCATTCTTGGGACATTTTCCAAAGGAGCTTTGCCCTGAAACACCACATATACAAGCATTGACTGGATTCGTGAATTACTTAAAGAATGCACATGGTCCACCAATGGGTAGTGGACACTTCCCTGATTATAATGAGAAGAAATCTGCCTACTTCAATCACATTAAGAAATACAACTCAAAGGGTCAAGCTTTTGACCCCCGTTACACTGGGATGGTCAAGTTAGTTGATAGGAAAGATTGTTATGATGCAAATGATTTATTTCTCGAATTTAAGAAGGGTTATACGTTCAACTATGGTGGACCAGGTGGTTGTATTGGTTGA